ttttttttttcattttctggaGTAAGATTGCAATTAAATAGAATGTAAATTAGTATAAGTGGTTGTCAATGTAAAACCTTGGAACCCACTGTTAAATGTAGGATAGAGAAGCTTCACTAGACGTCTAGTAATGTTGTTTTGATGAAAAGAAAATTCTTGTGAAACACCAGGAAAAGATTGCTGGCGAATTTTTGGACAAGTTGGTAAAGTGGACAAAGAACATTAAGATTTCAGATCCTTTTGAAGAAGGCTGTAGGCTTGGTCCTGTTGTCAGCAAAGGACAGGTAATATAACTAAACATAAATTGATATTCTCAAGAACCAGCACTTCATGCCCCCCAAAACCTTCTTATCTGTCAATTGGGGTTAGTCAAGAACGACTTTTAGCTAAGTCTTACATCTTAAACTCGTGCAGTACGAGAGAGTAGTGAAGTTTGTCTCAAACGCTAGGAAGGAAGGTGCAACTGTCCTCTGCGGAGGAGCTCGTCCTGGGGTACATGACAGAACTAACTAGTCTGCTATGTATGTCCAAATACTATTAGCActtaatattcttttatttatttctgcAGCATTTTAAAAAGGGTTATTTTGTTGAACCTGCTATAATTTCAAATGTGACTAC
This genomic window from Brassica oleracea var. oleracea cultivar TO1000 unplaced genomic scaffold, BOL UnpScaffold05153, whole genome shotgun sequence contains:
- the LOC106322028 gene encoding betaine aldehyde dehydrogenase 2, mitochondrial-like, whose translation is FDEKKILVKHQEKIAGEFLDKLVKWTKNIKISDPFEEGCRLGPVVSKGQYERVVKFVSNARKEGATVLCGGARPGHFKKGYFVEPAIISNVTTSMEIWRDEVFGPVLCVKTFSTEDEAIQLANDSQYGLAGAVLSNDLERCDRVSK